GCGTCGAGAACTCGCCAGGTCTGGACCCCTGTTTCCCCCTCGAAACGGTGTTTAACACACCGATAAACGCTCTCTCGATCGGCCGAGATCGAGATCTCGAGGATTCCGACGGGCGAATATCGTTTAAGAAGTCCATCACCAAATGGCTCGAATCGGGACGAACGAACAGCATGGATCAGAACCTCTCCAGACGACGCGCGCTGGCTGCACTCGGTGTGACTTCGACCGCGTTCGCCGGCTGTCTCGAGTTCCTTCCCGGCGGTGAGACCGACACCCCCTCCGAAAGCAAGACCGGCGGGGACGGGGGCGACACTGGTGGGGACGGGACGCCCGGAACCAGTCCGGACTGGCCTGCGATCGACGCCGGCGAGGTGCTCTCGGACTTCGAAGACCTCGATCGGTGGGAGCCCCACGAGACGAGCGAGGTCAGCGCAGCCCCAGACGAGGCACAGACTGGATCACAGGCGGCGATCATCGAGAGCGACGAGGGATCGGCCAGCATGAGTATGTTCTTCCCCGACGGCCTCGATTTCGAGGGGTGGGACACGTCGATGGCGGTCAAGCCAGAATCCGTAAACCGAGTCATCGTCGAATTCATCGCCCCGACTCGCGACGAACGTCTCACCAGCGTCCGAACGGTGCCCGACGACTACGACGACTGGTTCCGGATCGACTGCGGGTACGAACACAAGCCTGCAGGCGAACCAGATCTGTCGAACGTCACCCGGCTGAACGTCGTCGCGGACGGCCCCGAAGGTGGCCCGGCCCGGATGCTGGTCGACGACCTCCGGCGAACCGAGGCGGTCGACAACGGTAAGGCGATCCTCGCGTTTTACGGTGGGCACCAGTCACACTTCGAACTCGCGGCGGACCTGCTCGAGGAACGGGGGTGGGCTGGTGCGGTCCCGGTCGATCCGAGGCGCATCGGCGATCGGGATCGAATGGGGTTCGACGAGTTACACCAGCTCAGAGACCGTGGCTGGGACGTCTGCTCGTACCCGCGGACGGACGGCAACTTCGCCGAACAGTCCGAGGACCGACGGCGGACGGTCATCGAGAGTAGCCGGGACTTCCTCGCAGACAACGGCTTTCCGGACGGCTCGCGCCACTTCTTCGCCCCCGAGTGGAGATGGATGGATCCGACGACCCACGGGATCGTCCGCAATCTCCACGAGTCGGGCTTCATGTTCGGGTCCTGTCCGACCGGCGCACCACCGACTGGCATCCACATGACACCGGTCATCTGGGGACCCACGCTCCACAACGGCGTTCGTCGCCACGTCAACCTCTGTGATCAGTACCAGCAACTCACCGTGATCCGAATTCCTCGGATCGTCGACGGGGCCGCTGGCTCGAATAGCATGTCGCTCGAGGCCTTCGAGAGTCTGCTCCACCACATCGAGCATCGGGGTCTCGACGTGATCACGCCCTCCGACCTGGTCGACGGAACGATTGGTGGAGACGGCGGGAACCAAAGCGAGAACGTAGAGCAGCCGAACGGGGTCATCCTCGAGGCGGGCAAAACGCACTCGCTCGAGGGATCGGGACAGACCGAAACCGACGAATTCGACCTCAGCCAGGGCATCCTCACGGGACAGTTTACTCACGACGGTGACTCGGAGTTCGTCGTCGAGTTGACGGAAGTCGACGGCGACCTCGGCAACGACCTCCTGACGACCACCAGTGGCGCGACCACGGGCGAGTCGATCGTGACGATCGGCGACGGGACGTACCAGGCCACCGTCGATGCGGACGGGTCGTGGTCGCTCACGATCGACCAGCCCGAGGTCCACAGCGACGACCTGACCGACGTCCCGGTCGAAACGTCCGGGACGGGATCGGCGGTCGTTGGCCCGCTGTGGACCGACAGTGAACTTCGCCTCTCGGTGACGCACGACGGCACCGGGGAGTTCGTCGTCGACGGATACGGCGCAGACGGCAGCTGGGAACAGATCGTCAACAAGACCGGCGCGTTCGACAACTCGAGGTCGTACGCTGCAAGCGGTGTCGTCTGGATCAACGTCGAGGCCGACGGCGACTGGACGCTCGAGGTCACTAAATCGTGACCGGGAGTTCGCCTCGCTAGCGCGACGGAGCGACGTTGGTCTCTCTGAGGCCCCACAGCGCGCCGCAGTGCATACCACGTCGACCACTGTCGAGTGCAGGGAGAGCGTCGTTCGATTCACCATCTCCGGCTACATGATTCGGGAAAGAAAACTGGGGTAGAGTTTTTACCCACCCGTGATCGAGGCAACTACACTTTACTCTCAATTTAAATATAAATCCTGCCTCGATATGTCCGGTGTGAACAGACGCGATCAATCATCGATAATTAGGCCGCGAGGCCGAGCCCTGACCTGAACTGGTGCACAATTCAAACCCAGTCACGATCGACGAAACGATAACGTAGCTCGCCGAGAGGTGTATGGATAGTACGCTGCCGCCGATTTCGGCCGCCAAGATGGCTCCTGAGACAGCCGATACACTACCGCTGACGTCTCCTCGTGAAAGACCATGATAATCGGCCAATGCTCTTTCACGGATAGTGTGCAGTTCCTCTGGAGACGAGAAGCGCAACGTGCACGCTGCCGTCGATTCTCGCCTCGCGAACGCTGCAGTTCCTGTCACGGTTCGACACTGCTGAGCGGTGCGAGTTCCTGTCACGATCTCGATCTCGAACCACGCGGAAGCCGAGCTGGCAGTCAGTTCATACGCCATCATTCTATTCGCCATACATAACATATCACATACCATTTTGAGAACAGGTAAGTAGAAACTTTTTCTAAGTTGTTAATATGATATCTGGCTAACCGATA
Above is a genomic segment from Natribaculum luteum containing:
- a CDS encoding polysaccharide deacetylase family protein, whose product is MDQNLSRRRALAALGVTSTAFAGCLEFLPGGETDTPSESKTGGDGGDTGGDGTPGTSPDWPAIDAGEVLSDFEDLDRWEPHETSEVSAAPDEAQTGSQAAIIESDEGSASMSMFFPDGLDFEGWDTSMAVKPESVNRVIVEFIAPTRDERLTSVRTVPDDYDDWFRIDCGYEHKPAGEPDLSNVTRLNVVADGPEGGPARMLVDDLRRTEAVDNGKAILAFYGGHQSHFELAADLLEERGWAGAVPVDPRRIGDRDRMGFDELHQLRDRGWDVCSYPRTDGNFAEQSEDRRRTVIESSRDFLADNGFPDGSRHFFAPEWRWMDPTTHGIVRNLHESGFMFGSCPTGAPPTGIHMTPVIWGPTLHNGVRRHVNLCDQYQQLTVIRIPRIVDGAAGSNSMSLEAFESLLHHIEHRGLDVITPSDLVDGTIGGDGGNQSENVEQPNGVILEAGKTHSLEGSGQTETDEFDLSQGILTGQFTHDGDSEFVVELTEVDGDLGNDLLTTTSGATTGESIVTIGDGTYQATVDADGSWSLTIDQPEVHSDDLTDVPVETSGTGSAVVGPLWTDSELRLSVTHDGTGEFVVDGYGADGSWEQIVNKTGAFDNSRSYAASGVVWINVEADGDWTLEVTKS